In one Phyllostomus discolor isolate MPI-MPIP mPhyDis1 chromosome 8, mPhyDis1.pri.v3, whole genome shotgun sequence genomic region, the following are encoded:
- the RCVRN gene encoding recoverin, which produces MGNSKSGALSKEILEELQLNTKFTEEELCAWYQSFLKECPSGRITRQQFQSIYAKFFPDSDPKAYAEHVFRSFDANSDGTLDFKEYVIALHMTTAGKPSQKLEWAFSLYDVDGNGAISKNEVLEIVMAIFKMISPEDVKHLPDDENTPEKRAGKIWAFFGKKDDDKLTEEEFIEGTLANKEILRLIQFEPQKVKERFKEKEKKP; this is translated from the exons ATGGGGAACAGCAAAAGTGGAGCCCTGTCCAAGGAGATCCTGGAGGAGCTGCAGCTGAACACCAAGTTCACGGAGGAGGAGCTGTGTGCCTGGTACCAGTCGTTCCTGAAGGAGTGCCCCAGCGGCCGCATCACGCGGCAGCAGTTCCAGAGCATCTACGCCAAGTTCTTCCCTGACTCCGACCCCAAGGCCTACGCCGAGCACGTTTTCCGCAGCTTCGACGCCAACAGCGATGGCACCCTGGACTTCAAGGAGTATGTCATCGCCTTGCACATGACCACGGCGGGCAAACCCAGCCAGAAGCTGGAGTGGGCCTTCTCACTCTACGACGTGGACGGCAATGGGGCCATCAGCAAGAATGAAGTACTTGAGATAGTCATG GCGATTTTCAAAATGATCAGCCCCGAGGACGTGAAGCACCTTCCAGATGATGAAAACACCCCGGAGAAGCGAGCTGGGAAGATCTGGGCCTTCTTTGGAAAGAAGGATGATG ATAAACTGACAGAGGAGGAGTTCATCGAGGGGACCCTGGCCAATAAAGAAATTCTGCGGCTGATTCAATTTGAGCCTcaaaaagtgaaggaaaggttcaaggaaaaggaaaagaaaccctGA